Below is a window of Peromyscus eremicus chromosome 22, PerEre_H2_v1, whole genome shotgun sequence DNA.
tttctttctcttccttccccatcGGTCCTGACTGTGCCCATCCTTAATTTGTGCAATAGACTTCAGGCTCCAAGAAACTGCACTGGTGTTAGGGATGGTGCTTAGAGACTGGGCGGGAAAGCCAGGGAGAATTTTGGGTGTGCATTGGTATTGAGGTACTTTGCAAAAGCCAGAGCCAAAAAGATAAAACTTGTAATATTTCTCTCACAGATTTCAGATTCCTTATAGGGATATATATTGAAAGGTTTTAtggtaaggggtgtgtgtgtgtgtgtgtgtgtgtgtgtgtgtgtgtgtgtgtgtgcatgtgtgtcactgaaaacatgataaaataaatgCAACTGCAGCCGATCAGCATACTGTATTGATCCTTCCAGTGACTTGGGAATGAATTTTGTTCTAGAAACGAGAGAAAAGATTAATGAGGCTGTTAGGCAGCTTTTGAATTAGAGCGCTTCTTGTTTTGGCTGCAGTATGGTTGTTTTTCAGATCCCTTTATTTCATCTTCTAATTTGTGAACTCTCCAGGTCTTTTTGGGCACTGAGAGAGAATACTCTTTTTCCATATAAATAAAGATACTGTCTTTCACACAATGAGCTTCCTCTAGGAACTGGGAAAGCCAGTTGACCTCCCCTGtgataagaatatatatacacatacatatatacataagaatatatatacatatacatatatatacatatatacattcttccaggttttttcctccttctctccatccTTTCCAAAATGGTCAAGGTGTGCCTCAGATGAGGAGGGCAGGAGACAGGGTGCAAAAAGGTTATGTGATACATGTAAAATTATACAATAATAAGCTCCAACAGTCAATTACCCAGTTTGtctctatcctctctctctctctttctctttctacacacacacacacacacacacacacacacacacacacacagagagagagagagagagagagagagagagagagagagagagagagagagagagagtcagaaatACAGACCGAAGGAgatacagatagacagagagacagacagacgtaGAGACAGAAACAAGCAGAGAATGGCCTCAAAGCACTACTCTTGTGATAGTCCAGACTAATTTTGCTAAATACTGAACATTTACCATATTCCACATCCTCCTTAAACATGAAAGTATACTGAATAATATGCTATTATTGATCATTTTTAAAAGCACCTTTCTTTGGGTTTGGCACAGGAGTAGGAGAGATATGACTTGTAATAGCTGAGGGTGAGGAATGTATCAGCCATAATAAATAGGCAACTGAGATTTTTATTACCATTTGGTAAGAAGTGTATAAGTTCATTATatctgtgaggtgtgtgtgtgtgtgtgtgtgtgtgtgtgtgtgtatggtgtgtggtgtgtctatGTTGAAAGAAGAGATCCCGTCATCAATTTCATCTGGGGAGGAACTTGAAGTGGGATCCCCTAGCTTGATGGCTCTCAGCTGACACCTGTAGGGATCGttctgaactgaagagaaatgcTTTCAGCTCCCTCCACAGAGGAGCAGACACAATGCGGTGCCATCAATTACTGCTAGTTTCAGCTTGTAGGGGGAAAAAGTGTTAATTAGATACTGAGCTCTGTGTCCAAGCAGTAAATTTggagcagagtgtgtgtgtgtgtgtgtgtgtgtgtgtgtgtgtgtgtgtgtgtaggagataGTGAGACATGGTGAGGGTGATATGTTCCACTGGAATGACCAaatgatacattttaattttttctcaaaatgtgagttatttggtttaaaaaaattcatagtCCCTCCTTCAAGATTTATGGTTTCTGTACCATTTCAAAAGCCTGTCAGATTAgagttaaataaaaagaagtgatTCAAGAGCACCGTGAGTGATTCAAAGGTATGGCTTTAAATTCGAGCATCCTGGAGCCATAACAGCCGAGGTGACATACACGCCAACTGCTGTTCTGACCACACAAGTCCTAATGGCCGACAGCCAGATAAAGACTTGAGGAGGAGTCAGACCACTAGACTGTTAGGCAGAATATTAAATACCCATTTTTGAAATAACTAATATTATGGCAGCAAGGACATAAATACTGCCAAATTTGGCTCCAGTtagatgttttatattataacAGAGTATGTATTTGATAGAAAAAAGGAGGAATATATTTGCTTGAAATTTTAAAGAGACTCCCAAGAAACCACTACATTCCTGTTGTCTGGGAGACAAGTGATAAGAATGCTATACAAATATAAGTTTGTATGTATTTTCCCTGTTATAAAATTGTCCATTAACTGGGGTTTGAACAGGCTGTATCACCTCTCCATGGAACTAGCACACGGTGTAAGTAGAAAACCTTTAAAAAGGCATTCCATTTCTTTCCTCatacattttagaaatgaaaactttCTTGGACAATTGGAAAGAATGTCACAACCAAATTGTTAAAATTCTGGTTACCAATGAACAGATATGGTAAACTCAAGGTTGTAATAGCTTGCTGTAAGAGTGTGACATTGCATAGTAGGAAATATTTGGCcttactgtacacacacacacacacacacacacacacacacacacacgcacctgtATCCAGCAAAATTAATTCTTTGGTTTGATAAAATCATTGGTCATATACCTGCTTTCCTAGTTGAGTAACGATTTGCATAATACTATAATTGAATAGAggccttaatttttattttaatttccacaGATTTTGGGGTCCTtataaaaaagacaataaaatcaaAATGCATCAGCAACATACAACCAATTGACATGCGAGCATCTTAGTGTGGCCTTGGAGAGGGAGAAAATCGGAGAGCTGTTGGGATTTGATTTCACCATCTAACAGCTTCTGGCTGTTTCACAACAGGGTTTGAGTCCTACTGACAGGGCTGGTCAACATAACGTGAAATCAGCCCGGGAAGACATGCACAAGAAATTTGGCCTTGACTTCAGTGGTGCTGGAAACCTGTGATATGGCAGAAGAAGCAGGCCTCTGAAGCTGTTCTGGTGTCCCTCCTATCCGTTCTTCCTTCGTTCTTGGGGCCAATATCTGGAGGGTCCTCAAGGCTTCCCAAGAGCCAAAGATACTGGCGTACTGTTGGCTTCCCGTCAGTCCCTGAGAAGTACGAGTTGCCTTCCGACTCTCCTTCCTTCTGCGGGCACCACCGGTGACACATTGCAGGTGTTGTTCCTGGAAGAGTGAAGTGTTTGTTGGAGCCACAGATGCTCTCACTTGACATCATTGGATGCAAATGGATCAGTGATCTTTGAGCCGTCTTTTTCAGAAGGTTGCCTCCAAAGTGTCTCCTCCCTTTGGCCTGGAAGTTCTGTGGCTACCCTGTACCACTGGGGTCTCCGCTTTCCAGTTGGAAGGGGACTACTGGGAGCGAGGAAGGGGCtgctggaagagaagaagaagaaaaaaagagctaAAGGAGGGTGCGCCcctcccaggcccacctgccccctccctcccactcctctaCGGACCCCCATTTCTCCGTGACGGTGTCCAGGACCGTTTCGACCCTGTCGCCCCCGGCTCCCCCCCGCCGCACCCCAGCCCCGAGCATGGGGTCGGCGCTGGTCCAGCGCGGGGGCTGCTTTCTCCTCTGCCTGTCGCTGCTACTGCTGGGCTGCTGGGCCGAGCTGGGCAGCGGGCTGGAGTTCCCGGGTGCCGAGGGTCAGTGGACGCGCTTCCCCAAGTGGAACGCCTGCTGCGAGAGCGAGATGAGCTTCCAGCTGAAGACGCGCAGCGCCCGCGGCCTCGTGCTCTACTTCGACGACGAGGGCTTCTGCGACTTCCTGGAGCTCATCCTGACCCGCGGCGGGCGCCTGCAGCTCAGCTTCTCCATCTTCTGCGCCGAGCCGGCCACGCTGCTGGCGGACACGCCGGTCAACGACGGGGCGTGGCACAGCGTGCGCATCCGCCGCCAGTTCCGCAACACCACGCTCTACATCGACCAGGCCGAGGCCAAGTGGGTGGAGGTCAAGTCCAAGCGCAGGGACATGACGGTCTTCAGCGGGCTCTTCGTCGGGGGGCTGCCCCCCGAACTGCGAGCCGCGGCGCTCAAGCTCACCCTGGCCTCGGTGAGGGAGCGCGAGCCCTTCAAGGGCTGGATCCGCGACGTCAGGGTCAACTCGTCGCAGGCGCTGCCCGTGGACAGCGGCGAGGTCAAGCTGGACGACGAGCCGCCCAACAGCGGCGGGGGGAGCCCGTGCGAGGCGGGCGACGAGGGCGAGGGCGGCGTGTGCCTCAACGGAGGCGTCTGCTCCGTGGTCGACGACCAGGCCGTGTGCGACTGCTCGAGGACCGGCTTCCGCGGCAAGGACTGCAGCCAAGGTAAGGCCTGCCCGACCCCCGTGGAGCCTCGGCCTGGGCTGGGCGGGAGGCCGGTGCATGGGGCCTTCCTCCTCCGGATGCCTCCGGTGAAGGCCTGTCCCTCAAGGCCATGCTGCCCTCCGCAGATAGCTCCTCCTCCCTTTGCAGCCTCTGAATGGGCAAGCCTCCCTCACTTTCTGAGGCCCCGTCCATGCAAGTCTACCTCCTTCCAAGTGACCGATAGAATGGCCTCCCTAAAACCCCAGCCCAAGGTTGTCAGGTTCCCGTAGTTCGATGGCCATTGCCCACCTACATGCCCCTGTACTGTCCTGGATCACCAGTCACTATAGTACACAGACCTTGCCTGTAAGGTATTGTCAAGCGTCTAGAAAACTGAGCATGTGTTTGGTGAGACAATTAAATGCAGGGTAAGCAGCCCTGGGCCATCCATGGTAGAGCTGTCCACATGGTTCCTGGTCAGAGCACACAGTCCTTAGGCCCTGGGTAACGTTGCAGATCCAAGATCTGCCCCTGGTTGTGGAAAGAGATTTCCTTCATGAACAGAAGGCTTTGGGAAAATAGTATTGGTTTCCATGGTTATGTCCCAATCCCCAGATTTGCCATATTCAAGTCGAATTTTGTGATTTCTTTGGTTTCTTCAAGTGTGAGACAGGTCAGCTAATGGTGAGGAATGTTAGAGATAATGTATTTCATGCTTAACAAATGCTTGGTAACAAAAGTACTAGAGCAATTTAGATGTCGCTGGATGGGGAAGACTGTCCAGGCTATTGAACAGGATGCATGTGAGTGATGGGAAGAGATTTTTCCATAGATATCCAGCTGATAACATTTTTGTGAGTAGCAGAAGTCAGGTTGTTTCCGTGGTCCTCAGGGCTTAAAACAAAGTACAGCTAAGCTTTATTTTCACCCCTTTACATCTAAAACACAGCTTTCTGTGTatctcttctatttatttatttatttatttattttttatgacagTGACCAAGGAAATTATTCTTATATAGATGCAGAGAAACTTATAAACAGAAAGGGGGTGAGTGATGTGCCTAGGATGAAACATGAATATATTAGAAGCTAAGCAACAGAGGTGTCTTGGTTTTCATTAGCTATATAGCTTGGGGTCAAATCAAGGCAGCCAGTGCATGGATAGGTAGCATGTATGGTTGATGTGAAAAGGtcaattattataattatatctgATTTGGAAAGACAGGGCCTAAAAgctctgtgtgtggctgtgtttTATTGTGTGatgtctggctttgggtttttgttcttttttctttaaaaatttccccCCCTTTGGCTGATACTGCTGCAAGGAGCCAGCCTTTGTAATTCTTATTAGACTTGGCAGGTCTCTCTCATTTGGCTCTTAAAGAAAGGCAGACATGATGAAATTTGTAACTGCTTAAACAGCAAAGAGAGTTAGTTAGGAGGAAGAAAAGTGTTATTCAGGAGTGTTCTGTAGCTTTCATGGGAACAGTGGTGGGGTGTTTAAGAGTTATTACCCGTGCTTTGTTTTCATATGGGTTTGTGTTAGGTTCTTTGGTCTAAGTAATTAGAGATGACTGTATCCCATGTCCCATACTGCACTTCATCTCTACTGGTAAATTTCCGTGAACATAAGATCAGAtttcatgttttataaaaataaaacagaacaatctTTTTCCTCTACCAAATCTAGCTGAACTGTAAATCCTGAATATGATAGCTAGGTGAGATGAATTCAGTAGTACAACCTGAAGTTGCATACATTTGTACTGATTAATAAGGAAtggcaaatattatttttatgggAAAATACTTCTCTAAGCGTCCTAATGCCACTTTAAATGATAAAGAAGGCAACTTAATGAAATATAACTTCCTTTCttaaattaagaaacaaatatgACACAATGACAGCTTGTACTGTGTGGGAGAgtgttttaaatgaattttaaaaatatttctatgcaTTTTAATGTAGGGATCCAAGGATCATGCATAATGAGGAACAGTTAAGACTGGAGAAAgcttgaaaaaaaagggggaatgttaaagagaaacagaattaGATGTTTccaaaatacattttgttttggCAAATGCATAGTTCTTTCTGTAAGGTGCATAATTTGGAATTAACAGGATGAATATTGGAGCAGTATGGTATCCGAGGCCTAAGAAAAATCTTCCCAAGAAAGTAAATGCATCAGAATTGTCCTGAGCAttgattcattttgaaaatgtgaGCTGAAAGAGAATGCAAAGCTCACCACTAGTCATGGCATGAAAACAAAAGGCTGGGTTCTTTTGATTATCAAAGAAATGGGAAATGGAATGATTAAGGCATAGTCTGTCTTCCCAGAAGCATTGGCTTCGCTTTGcttattttctccatttcatGTGTGTCAAGTGACTATTGAATAATTAATTGGAGTGGATGCCTCTCCCAGCACCGATCATGCCTTGACGACTGGGGGAGATGATTTCTATTCAGATGAAGTGTAAACAAAGCTCTGTCTCCTCTCAGTATTTACACTGATTACCACATTCTTTATAaacccaatttaaaaacaaaataaataaatattcattacaGAAATTGTGCAGGAAAGATTACAGTTAAgcaaatattaaacacagagttAAGGCATCCCCAGTCCTTTCAATTCCTTTTACACTTAATTTAGGAAGTACAATATATTGTAGTAACCTTCTATTTAAAACAATTAAgagcagtcaggcagtggtggcgcacacctttgatcccagcattagggaggcagaggcaggtagatctctgtgaattcaaggcaagtctggtctacaaagtgagttccaggacagctagggctgtttgaacaacaacaacaaaacaaaataaaaaataagaactaaAAATATGATGATACTATAAAGTGAGAAAGGAATGGTGTGGTTTTATCTTTCCCATCTAGATGCCTGGGACAatttatctgtgaatttcattCAAGAATATTTTTTTGAATGAATTCTTTGACATCCTAATAagatttacctatttatttacttacatgtTTATGTACTGATGGAGAGAGAACACCTGAAAAGTTGTGTTTCATGATCAGGTTAGTGGCAGAGCCTAGATAGGAACAGAAACACCTTATTTCCAAGTTGTGTCTCTTTTCATATGCAAAGTaaactttttccttccttcagatTGGCTTTTTTGAGGGTAGGTGGGAGGGGGGATGAGATGTTTTTCAAAgagcaaaaatacatacaaaatggTCCCAGAAACAGGTACTTTATGTACCACTGATATTTTTGATCCTGAGGGTTATTAGGGCTCAACTACCTAACAATGTCATCCTTCCTGAATGATGGATGCTTATGGGGCACATAGCTTTTTCAGTGGATCATACGCATCTAAGTGCGTCTGTGCcattattatttaataagtttCTACTTAAGGGTACTGATAGTTTCCTAGCAGTTTCAAAAACATAGTGAATCTCATGATGATCCAGCTTAAAATTAAGGATAAAATGATGATCcataagaaattaaattattCTTGTGATCTCCAGATCTAAGTAAGTCCTAGACTTTTCATGGTCACATGTTTCATATCATACTAGATTGTGAtgtcattttctttcagtttctctaTTCAAATTACTATAAAGATGCATTATTGCTTAATATTATAGGGCATGGCAATGCAGTAAATATCTTTAGTAAAGTGCTGCTTTATATAACTTTCCTGAGACCAGAGATTTGACaatacacattcatacattcatttattcatctcttTTTATACATAAGTATAGATTGACTGCTTTGCACGTGCCAGAGCTTTAGGCTTCTGCAATGAAATGgtgtactgtgggatgtctttctgtacactgttaatatgtgttgctatgactggttaataaagaagctgctctgacctatggcaagtcaggttatagccaggctggaaatccaagagagagagacagagaaaagaaaggctgGGTCTGGGGAGAAGCTGCAAGCTGCcagcaggagaagcaagatatgaaagtactggtaagccatggccacgtggcaacttatagattaatagaaatgggttaagttataagagctagctagcaagaggcctgccatagaccatacagtttttaaataatattaagcctctgagtgattattataaatggctgcaggaccatggggccgGGCGGGAATGGAGAAAACTTGTGGCTACAATGGGAATGGAGAAAACTTGTGGCTACAATGGTGAGTACACTCAAAAGTAGCTCCTTGCTCAGCATTCTGTAGTCTACTGAGGAGGCATACCATTTGAAAGAATATATATGGGAATTAAAAATGGcgatatattttaaagaatggCTATATGCtgtttggaattttaaaatagtGTGAGGGGACCTAGTCCAAGATTTTCTTGAGGTATAGCTATTAGACTTATATCTGAATGTGAGAGGGACTTGCCGGGTAAACATGGAGAAGGGAAACTCAGCAGGCAGAAATCTCTACAACCTGTTCTGCCACTGTCAGGGGTCCTCTTTGAATGACGCTCTCGGTCCGTAGTCAATAGGATAGTAGGGTCAGGCCTTGCTAGCTTTTCTGGACTATTCAAGGATTTTAAGCCCTATTAGTCACAAGAGTATAGTGtaggagaggagaagggcagTGTCAGATTTACATTTTACTAATGACACTTTAACATCAGTTTACAAAACAGATTGGAAGGGGGccagaggaaatgaaagaaatattattttgtttgtcaCTGAAAGGCAGTTGCTCTGCACCCACTATAAACTGTAGGCCAAAGTATTGAAGaaagtagagagaaaaaaaatacaccttGAAAAGAGTCCTTCAAGTTGGGATTTATGTTTTAAGGAAGTTAGAATCTTCTTGGGCTTAGTTAAGTTTAGAGATTTAAGTGCATTTACTGTTTATAACACTCCTCTCTACTTGGAAAATCATGATCTGATGTCTTTATGGATTGTCACTTGGTTTCTCTTGGTTTATCCAATTGAGGCCAAAGTCTTCTGGAAAGCAGTGGCAATACCAAACTGTATCACAAATATTATACATTGTAATCAGTTTATCTATAATAAAAAGTAACTACTGGCTATCTGGTGCAACATTGTAAACCACTTAAAATGAATATTATGTATAATATTCCTACAGTTTCTACAGGAACTAAAATgtttatgggattttttttaaagttaaattgtAAATACTAAACACAAATGATACAGAGACGTTGCCAGAATTTTATTTGAGGTGACCTTTGTAGAAAAAAGATTGTTTACTTCTGTGAAAAAGCTTCGAATAGGACGAAGCTCATGAATGGATTCCTCCTTGTTGAAGCGTACTGGGGATTTCTTACTATTGGACAGTGAAAGGCATCTGTTGCTTCTATGAAATGACCACAACATAGTTACCATTCTAGAATTCCACTGATTCACAGAATTTGTTTTTCGTTTTCCTCTTCTGTTGAGTAATTTTAGTTTAGGAGCTAAATTACTCATACTCTCTGGCCTGCCTGCCCAAAGATTACAAGTGAGAAAacttaaattttttgttgttcaaTTTAGGACTTGGCATAGGAGCCGTATTATTTGCTTCGTAGAATCCTGGTGAAAACTAGGCTGGTGACTTTGTGTAAACACAGAGAAGGGTGGATGGCATGGGCAGGGCGCCGGGTGGCATCTGCTTCCCTGCTGGTGTTTTTGTTGTCAGCACCACAGTCTGGTCATTGATACCACTTCCTTGAAGAGTACTTACACACAAAAGTCTCTGCATGGAACTTTTAAATGCTAAATTCCAGTGCAGTGATCTCTTTAATTGTCAAAATTTCAACTtatgaagaaaggaaataatgaagacaataagcttttgtttctgttttaaacaGTTGTCTTAATATCCTTTTTAAAGCTGtgattcaaattttaaaaaaattcatgtaaTAATTTTATAACTCAATAAATGCTACACACAAAAACATCTCTAACCACTGTCTTTCATCCTTTAGATAATGCCTGCACAATCCTGTACTCAAACAGTACCCTTTCTGTCTTACCAGTTATCCAACAATCACACTGGGcagaggatgcagctcagtggtccAGCACTTGTTTAGTTTGTGCAAACATTGGGTAGGGTTGCCAGAACTTggccaacaaaaacaaaagatatatatatatatatatatatatatatatatatatgtctatagtGTAATTATCTATTTATAATAGGAGCCTTTTGAATGGCCAGTGTAAGCACGGGTGTCCCATTTATAATgtgtttttgaaattttcatgtaaAAGTGCAGGCTAGTAATATATTtgagctttaaatttttttttttttttttttttttttttttttttttttttttggtttttcgagacagggtttctctgtgtagctttgcgcctttcctggaactcgctttggagaccaggctagcctagaactcacagagatccacctgcctctgcctccctagtgctgggattaaaggtgtgcgctaccaccgcccggcgagctttaaaactttaaaacatgTTATAGTTATCGCAAACTATTTttcttcatatacatacatacatatagcagTGTAATTAGGTTCTAATTTTGGCCAGTCTTCAATGAAATCTGACAATTAAACTGATGACTCATTGGACAAGAGAAAGTACTGGAATTATATgaacatttctgttatttttagttGTATTTGGAGAATTAGGAGGTGAGCCTCTCGAGCTTCTGAGCAGTCACCAGCCACTTCTGTGTCTCTCCCAGTCAGTATCTCTCCCTGCTGGCTGTGCTCCTTACAGGAGAGAAAAGATAAATGTGGATGAAAAATTACATTTCGTCACAGACAGCcaagttctgttttattttaataaagttaCCCTTAAAAGTCACTTCACAAACAAACTTTcaaaaacacccataaacattgCTGATATAATTTTGAACAagtttttgtgttaaaaatgcatcttattaaaatattatgtaaaatcTACATATATATTATCATGCACTTCTGTATAATTTTATGgctcaatcttttttttcttacttagaAGTACAGGAACAGATGTGTTTGCATAGTTTACTGAATAGTAAGTTTTAAAAGTTCTAATTgggttttgaaaataattttgcttGGCCATTTTCTTCAGAGTTTTTCCATGACTCCATGGCTTTGTGCTTCCTGTTTTCAGCCTAGCTTCCAAATATTTATACTTCGGGACAGAATGGGGATAGGCAGGGtgctttctcagatttcttttttgccTTATTATTTACATGTTATTGTGCAAAAAGAACATGATGAAAATCTGGGACACAACATCAGGCATGGCTGTGTCTTTAAACAGACATTAAGTGTAGGATAAGGCCACAACCATTCCGTGCTTCAGTTTCCAAGACTGCAAATGAAGAAGCCTGGTAGTGAGCTTCCTAAAACTCTGATAGTTCCTGCAGACCAACCGTGTAGAGTGCGTGAGAGTGGTTGATGTGTGCAAACCCTGAAACTACTGTGTGGTGGTTGTAGAATGTTATTCTCATGATTAAAGGTTAACTACTGTTTTAACAATCTTACTTTAGGATGACTTTGATGCATTTTTAATCACTGATGCCCAGTAGTATTCACCATATTTGGTGGGATTCTGCTGCTGCTCAATGATACATGGCGGACAGTGTAACCATCATACtagtttccttttctctcttgggTAAACTCTAAACCAGACACACATAACTTAGGGCAATAACTCTTATAAATAATAAGATGATCCTATTTCTATGAAGATTTAAAGAGACACAAATAACCTATGATGACAGAGGTCAAAACAGAAGTAATTGTTTAGTAATGTTGAAAGAGAGTGGAACTTTGGGCCTGGGTTATTTGAGGTACATATTTGTGAATGAATACTCCTTGACCTATACCTGAAGATCTGTGTAGTTTATTATATGTAAGGGCCAGTCAACttcttaaaaattcttcaaattaAAAATGATTGCTGCTTAGTGAAAACCTctacatttataaattatatgtgAATGCTAAGGTATGAGGTAATCCTCAGTGGGGAtccacattaaaatattttcattcagaatatccaatatttttaatataaatgcaaACATCATTCCAGAGAGCAGacacattatatataaataaactagGAGCAAATAGAGTTCTctgtttaaaatatctgatacaaTGTTTGAAGTTGAATCATTTTCAATTTCTGATGCCTTaataatatttagaaataaagtaCTTTTAATTTTGATCTGTATTGTTTAAACATGTATCTTGCCATTACAATTAATCAATGGAAACCTTGTAATTTGGACAGTCCAAATGCTGAAATTCTCAAGTTGCTGAAATGATAAACTTGAAAGGGCTCAATTCAATACTTAAGTGAGTAATTGGATATTGGAACACACATTACTAGATAGTCCAATCAAATTCTCACACATCCTCCAAGTCTATAAAGAAAGATGCTCCCCACAAATGCCGTCTGTCCAATTATTTAAAGTTCACTAGCTCACTGGAGCTACAGATACCTGGTAAACATGAGAACAGCTTAACATGGTTCTGTTGCCATCTTAGTAATTCCAATAATTACTTCCTTGTTTTTTCTTAGTGAAATCATTTTATATTGGGTTCTAGCCACCTTATCTTGGTTATCTCTTCAACAGTCTCACTCCCCCAGCTTGATAAAAGTCCTGTTTTTCTTATGACCCATGGGCAGTTTAGAAAAGTTCATTTTCCCCAACCGAGTTAATGGCTGGGCTGGAATCTGAGCCCAGGTGcacaggcaggcagctgtgtggGGACAGGCACTGCATGACAGAGCCTGCATATCCGTTCATCAAAGGGTAAACTGTGCTAAGCTAGTTGTTAACTACTTTAAGTGGCTGACTTACAATAAGGCCTTAGATGTGAGGGTTGTAAAAGAATTAAATTTAGTGCCATTTCCCAATGTCAGGATGCTAAAGAAAACAGCTTGTGATGTTTATCACACGTATTTGCTTCCCTTGTTGATCCACTAGCAGGATGCTTAGTGGGTTGACTAAACTTTGCAGTCAGAAGAGAAATCCCTCTACTTTGTACCCAACCAACACTAACCTTTGTCCTTATGAGTTAAAAAGAATTGCATTTTTATGAATAAAGCCGCACTGA
It encodes the following:
- the LOC131897339 gene encoding neurexin-1-like; this encodes MGSALVQRGGCFLLCLSLLLLGCWAELGSGLEFPGAEGQWTRFPKWNACCESEMSFQLKTRSARGLVLYFDDEGFCDFLELILTRGGRLQLSFSIFCAEPATLLADTPVNDGAWHSVRIRRQFRNTTLYIDQAEAKWVEVKSKRRDMTVFSGLFVGGLPPELRAAALKLTLASVREREPFKGWIRDVRVNSSQALPVDSGEVKLDDEPPNSGGGSPCEAGDEGEGGVCLNGGVCSVVDDQAVCDCSRTGFRGKDCSQGLAHLMMGDQGMGSAPFPLCFQCVLVL